The nucleotide sequence aaatcttattaataattattttaattattaaaattaaataattgtgaattattttaattaattattttgaattgagtacgagaaggtataaaagctaggcagaaggaaactaattctaaatttatattttaatttacacttttagaataaaatgacaatcaatattatctcttatgactgGATGTGGATTGTTCAATAtgtattttaggtgtttgatgaaatgttcagctgacgagtttcttggtCGGACTCTATGGTTCcacaggtcattaaactaaataaattCAGCATTTAcgctcacttaatacctaaaacatatgattaaactgtttcgtttaaacaaacccgtggtttcacgggtcatttcactagtaccgATGGTATTTGTTTATTTTTCCGAATTCATATGATGAAGGCAACCTTTCTTCCCTGGTAAGCTAACCTTCTTTTAAAAAAAACATATGTATTAATTACGTTAGAATTTGAATGGTTTTTTAATCACCAGAGAGCAGTCATATGATGTGTGTATAAGCGTATTGAATAGTGAGTGATTGGTAATTTCATACGAGCTTCTTGCTTTCCATTTCATCTCgaggtggcaaaatgggcgggTTGGTCATTACAAACATATATAGCGATGTTATATAATCCATAATCAGTTATTCGAATATGATACTTTAGATACATTCAATTGTTCTGTTATACCGATTGTATTTGTTTATTTTTCCGATTTGTTGTTTTATTTCTACAGGTTTGGAATTAAACAACCCTATTGGATGCTTCTATATGTTCTGTCAATTCTTAAAACAATGCTTTTGTGCACAATTAAGATATGTTCAAACCATGGTTTGATGAGTAGTGTATTAAAGTCCTAATTTAAGTAAGTATTGTCCTAAGTGGTTGTGTCGTTTCCCTTCTTTAAAGCCGTGGCATAAGAGGTATCTCAATATTTACTTGCcaatattttaattttatgtatCAGTCTGTTCAGGTTCCGATAAAGTAACTAAAAAATCTTCATCTTGTCTTACatggttatttttatttatattagtgTTTATTGTTATTATGTTGCGAATTCCCAAGTTTCGATTTCATTAGCCACTGTCCTTTTATAAACAGTCAAAAATGTTTGCACATGAAACAAAATTAAAATGAAATGTAATATATTGGTGTAATAATGTTGCGTGGCTTGCTAACATACAAGTAATGATTTAAAATTGCAGTATGATTTGGAGCTTGTTTTGGGAAGGCTTGGCTAAGCTTAAATGTATCGAGTTCATGCGGAGGCTTGGTGCCTCGGGTAATGTTCATTTTATTTCATTACATTCAATGAGTTGGAAACACCGTTTTTTTTTATCACTTCGTCTCAGTATTGACATCCTTGATTGTACCTGTACTTTTATAACATTTGAGGTTTCTAGCaatctatatttatgttatattttatGTACATTTGAATGTTCATTTATATACATTTCTTTTAGCAGATTTGGGAACTTGAATAAGATTTTTGTGGTTAGTGTTAAATTTtgattttattactattatataatTTATTTGCAATTTATCATTTAACTTTTCGATTACATGATTAATCGATTCTATCATAATAGCTTCAATGttaatttatatcatttttttaataAACTCGCGAATTCGTGGATCTTTAACTagtttatatttatatgcggagtataatataaaatatacaatataaataataaagtagaaaaaaaaaacgtatatatttatatcatAACGTATTTTTCATACTTAAATCCAGAGATCAATTTATTTAACAAATATGAAGCTttttatattcaaaatattaaatttACAATCAATATTTAATTATAACCCTTGGGactattatatgtatttataataattTTCTTTTTTGTTTGAAAGACAAATAAtcagcatcgaatactctcatttgccacgcatGCACGCGATTTTAGGAGGAAACCCGAATCACATTGTAGGAACCAAATCCTTAAACCATTCTGAGGGGCAGACGaaccgggtttgaatcctgaatggatccgaAAAAAAAACCCCCTAGGTCAATCTGAAGCTCCATCTTTCAGGCAGATTGATTAATAGGATGGGCAgagcgagactcgaacccatgacctaaacCCCAAGCCCCACACACAAAGTAAGGGGATACCACTGAAGCAAGCCCGCAATAGATACGAGCCGTTACCCGAGAGGTGTTGAAAGAGTATTATAACAAATGTGTATAACTCAAAACAAGATAAGTAACATACAACAAGGAGAGAAAACCATCACGCCTGCCCGACTAAAACAAAaggatatgtttttttttttttttaacgacaaTATCGACATCAAATGCTttcatttgtcactcacacacgcTTTAAGAGGAATAACCAGCCATGCATCATAGCAAAACAAAAAAGCTAAGTAACATACAGTAACGGGagaaaacacaataataataaataccGAAATCCTATTCTCCATCCACAATCAACAATTAGTAATCTAATAACCAATGCTAAAAGAAAAAAAGTCcaaattaataatcatacataaAATATTCAATAAATTTGCATCCCAAAAAGCCTAAACCCTTTCTTCCTTGCAACTGATTCATTAGAACCATCCCCACCCTCATCTTCATATTCCTTAATTGAATTCTCATTACCACCCTCAACAGCCGAGAACCCGTTCCCGATCGACTCAGCTGGACCAACAGTACCACCGCCATTaacatcattcaacacttcaccaaCATTACGATCACTAACACCCACTGAGTTCCTATACGTAACCTCAATTACATTCACCGCCGAAGGCCAATTTACATGGTCGCCGCCCTGCTGGGACACCATAAAAGTGATGACGTCATGTGACTTCAGATTATGTGCACTCACAAACTTTTTCCATCCCCGACTTAAGACAAAAGTACGGCTACTTTTCCAGTAACTGTATCTAAATATCCACAGCCTATTATTGTTGTCGAAAAACGTTAACTTGCTTATTTCCGCACCTTGACCGTTTTGACCCGCTGGACCCTGTGGGAAAAACTCCAAAGCATCTTTTTTCGGGATCACTAACCGATTCAGTTTCCCGACGTCACTTGGAGTCAACTCtttttgaaatagtattttacgAAAATACCCTCCACTAACTTCCTGTGCGGGCCCATTTAGGAGGTGTAGGTACATTGCAAGTTTCGAAGGGTAAGAATTGTCTCTAATCATATTGATTACGGTTTTTGTATCGAACAACTTTTGGAATAATAACTCATGGGCGGTTATGTCGGTCCACGGGAAATTACGGTCAAAATTGCCGTTCCAATTCCCGTTCCGAAGTTTAAGGGCAGCGGAATCGTATGCATATGCAGCCTCAATTTCGGATTCAAACGTACCGAGCCAAATCCGCTCGTAATTGAAGTAAATTTGGCATCCCCAGTTTTGGTTTGGTTGCTTGAACGCTCCTTTGTATTTAGGATGGTTATCATGTTTGCGCCTTTGAGATATCTGAGTGTGGGTCCCGCGGGGTAGCTTATTTCCACTTgttgagtttgatgtttcctttgtGGTGATGGTAGCGTTTGAACTTAAACTCATTGTTTAACCACAACTGGAAAACGATACAAATATTTGAAATTAATTTCATTCTAAAAATATGAAAGGAGCATATTTAGGAATAAATTAAGTTTTGTAACTAAAAAATACTGTAAAAGCATAACCACATACAGGTATGCAGAGGGAAGGAGTAATGCGCAGAAATGAAATGTGCATAACACatacaataaaaattatattaaattaaatttgcATAACATATACAAAAAAATTAAAACAATGATAATAAGTGGAGTTCAAGttctacaaatatatacatatacatagaagTATGCAGAGGGAAGGAGTAGTGTGCAGAAATGAAATGTGAATAACATAtaccaaaattttaaaaaaaaaaaaaaaaaaaaaaaaaaaaaaaaaacgttgaaATGAAAACATAATAAAGAAACTCACCAAAAACCTTAATGATTTCCAATGAGGGATCGTATAGATGCTTGAATACTTAGAATTGAAATAAAATTACCAAAAAAGACTAAGCTACATATTTAGCCATTTATCCCGTATATATATAGTATGTAAGGAAAAATGCTATTTAAAAAAATATTCAAATTACAAAGGATAATAAAAATATAGCCGTTGTCACTAACGGATACATTTCAAGTTGTTAACGCTAATATAGCCGTTGGGGTAATGAATGTTACATTTCAAGTTTTTTACCTTAATATAGCCGTTGGTGCTAATGGAATACATTTCAAGTTGTTTACTAAATAAGGAATACAAATTACTAAACAAATTGTATCATACTAGTTCCTCTCAAGAGACCCATAACTCCCACCCTCTAAAGAACAATCTACATAAAGGTCCTTGTTGTTTTATATACAAAAAACGCAATTGGGCACTTAGCATGAACATATAAAGACTTCCTATAATCCTATAAGCATACTGAGTGCCAGAAAGAGTAATAGTCATTTAAGAAGATCCAACGAATAGACCAAATACTAGTTATACTGATCTAAATATCAAGCTCAAAGACACCAAAAATTTGAAACAAACATTCATCCCAAAAATTTCTTAAGTTCTCACATTTTACTTGGATTTTCACAAAATCCATATTAGTTTTTAAGTTGAAAAATCAGTTTGACCTCAAAAGTCAaaatcattttttatttttttttggttcgcAGAGGAAACCTCCCTAGCGACAACCACATTGGGTCCTCTAGGTGACGAGCCCCGAGTGAAGAGACCCGTAATTGGGTGAATTGCACACACTGACCCCCCCTCCGGTCAAGAGTCCATTTTAATTCGATCTTAGACGTTACCAAGATTCGAACTTGGATCTCCTGCTTCACAAGGAACTCGGTAGCCACTGGGTTATGCCCAAGTGGTTCAAAATCAATATCTTTCCACATATATATGCTAGTACTCCTTATTGCAGAATTTTCGATACTATGTCATTAGCCTACAACAGCAGCCTCCAAGAAATTTACCTTAGAATACATCAAATGGGATCTTAGTCTTGGATGTATTAATATGACTCCCAATTGGAATACTTCTAACTTCATATAATCATCATGCCAAAAGTGTCTTGTAGCAAAAAGAGTGTACCGAGCATACGAAAAAATAAACCCCTTTGTGGCCACCCGTGTTCACCCTCAACGACTCCATGCTACTCGCAAACCGGGTGGTCGCCCTGTTGCAAAGCGGTTATGATACTCCGGTTAATCCGAAAAAAGTTCTATAAGAATTAGAGTACTGAGCATAGAAATATAGACGGACAATTTGTCAAACATCTTAATTGGGACACAATGATTATTCAAGTCACCACATTAAATTACCCAAAAGACCAAAGAATACTAAAGATAAAAGATAAAGTTTTGTAAATTTCATTGCCTATTCAATTCAATGAAACTTCACAACAGTTACAGTAAATAATAGCATCTCAGGATGACATTACCAAAACATGCAATGGATCATCTATTTcttttgaacggcgattttttggcatcagtagatcatatCATTTTTTTTTAATGGATCATctattcattcatatatatatctCAAATCTACCACAATATCACAAAATTCACCAACTAAAGGGCATTAAGCAGTATTTACCTATACTCACTACTTGGGTAATAAAAATTTAATCCATTAGATTCTATGTCAAGCAGCAATTTATTTAGGTTAAACTGATACTTAAACCCTAGAAAAATCATTTCATTCAAGAAAATAAATAGATAATAGAACCCAAATATATTAATTGAGGTAACACATATATACGAACCTGCCTGAAAATTTCAATTTCATTTGGGGCATCCTGATAATATAGAAAGTAGAAGACTTTCCAAAATTTGGCTGTATGCTTATTCTTGGTCATGAGTACACAAATCCCCCAATCTTGCTGATCTTGTTGTCGTCAAATCAAACTAGAAAATTATAATCAAAGAcacaaaaatatacatacattagtAAATTATACAGCataattaatatacatattttTAGTGTAATAACAGTAGCAGATTGTGAAACCAAATTTTTAAGGAAATCCACCAAATAAAGCACCTTTCCTCAGCTTAGTAAAGTTGGTTTTTTCCACAAACTGAACATTCTATCTAAAAAAGGTAAAGTGAACACCCCAAAAGAAAATATTATTACATGGTTAGATTAGTAGAAATTAGGGCATCTTTGTCAAATCAAATAAGGATAAAAGGAGAATTTTTCTTGTCTCTCTCTCTTTCTGAAAACCTAAATCCAATTTTGCGTAGATTAAATGAACGTGGATTGattggttaaaaaaaaaaaactagaaagAGTAGAATACCAATGGGGCAATGGGAATATACTAGCGGTACGGTACATTGGGCAATGGGAATATACTAGCGGTATGTACATTGTTACAATGTTACCTAAATAAAAATACTAAGGCCACCTACTattgtaactaaactattcatcctcttaaccttttaCAATAGTATCACGTAAATATTAATATTCTATAATTAATCCAGAACTAAACACTCTCTATCATGACTAAAACAATACCACTCTTAAAATACAACGTAGAAACAATAAAATATCAAGTTCAAACAATAAAAAACCATTTGGACCCGCAAATTCTATAACTAAGCCTCATACCTCCATTAAATCCATGGTGAAAGCGGATAAGTAAGGCGGGTAACTAGCTCGTGCCTATAGTCagttacgggtaatgagcgggtaactaaCGGGTAACTAGCTGTAGGGAGTGGTctaatcttttaagaaaatttttaaATACTGATCAAGCATAAATTAGTTCAAGGGGTTCGGTTCATGCGAGATCAACAATAAAGGGGGAATTAAGGGTTTCTTGAGTTTAACTCTCGAGTcctgagtaccgtgaataaccctgataCGAGATAATGATCTGagaaagggtggttaaacgtaATCCACCATCATTCAGGTTAACCGGAGTTGATGGCTCGTGAACGGtgttaggattttatgttcaaagaACGTTACCTAAGAACCGTATTTATGGTTGCGCAGATAGAGCACTAGAACAAGTGATATTTTCCTCTCTTTCTATCTTGTGTGTTGTTTTATGAGGTCCATAGTGAGTATTTATAGGTGAGAGTGATTGTCCTTATCCTGCCACGTACGCGACAAAAAGGAGGAGGGGACATAATGGTACAGAATAGTACTATTCTGTCGCATGAATCGTGCACTCACGTGATCCCCTCCATTCCATACGATTCTGCCACGTTCTGCTACTCGTACGACCATGAAGATTATGTCCTGCATGTTATGTACTATCATTTATCTTATTCAGCCTTCGTAATTATTCCGCGCATCTCTCTGATAGTGCGATACTTGATGCGCAGCGACATTAGCTGAGTTGCGCTGCATATTGCGCGTTACTAGCCCTTGAGACGATTTGGTGCGCATCTACAGTCATAAGCTTGCGCACAATGTTAGCGTattttatgtagtgacccgtcctaatccatctggacgaatacattacatttggttacatcgcgaggtacttgacctctatatgatacattttacaaacattgcattcgtttttaaaagacaaactttcatttcatcgaaagttgacggcatgcataccttttcataatatatccaactataaatgacttaataatattcttgatggactcaacgactcgaatgcaacgtcttttgaaatatgccatgaatgactccaagtaatatctctaaatgagcaaatgcaaagtggaagatttctttaatacgtgagaataaacatgctttaaagtgtcaaccaaaaggttggtgaattcattagtttatcattatcggtcattttcataattttaatagaccacaagattttcattttcatttctcataaatatacgtcacatacatagagacaaaaatcattcatatggattgaacacctgataatcgacattaacaagatgcatatagaatatccccatcattccgggactcccttcggacatgataaatttcgaagtactaaagcatccgcaacaacggatggggcttgttgggctcaatagatctatctttaggattcgcgtcaattaggggccagttccctaattcttagattaccaggctaaaaggagcatattcggcttcgatccattcaaccatataatgtagttttgattacttgtgtttatttcgttaaacatttataaaagcgcatgtattctctgaaatgtcccgttcatattgattataaacgttccatattaattgatttcgttgcgaggttttgacctttatatgagacgtttttcaaatactgcattcatttttaaaacaaccataacctttattttatcaataaaggttttaaaaacattacgtaaattatcaaataatgataatctaaaatatactgtttacacacgaccattacataatggtttacaatagaaatatattacatcgacatatgtttcttgaatgcagtttttacacaatatcatacaaacatggactccaaatcttgtccttattttagtatgcaacagcggaagctcttaatattcacctgagaataaacatgctttaaacgtcaacaaaaatgttggtgagttataggtttaacctatatataccaaatcgtaacaatagaccacaagatttcacatttcaatacacatcccatacatagagataaaaatcattcatatggtgaacacctggtaaccgaaattaacaagatgcatatataagaatatccccatcattccgggacacccttcggatatgatataaatttcgaagtactaaagcatccggtactttggatggggtttgttaggcccaatagatctatctttaggattcgcgtcaattagggtgtctgttccctaattcttagattaccagacttaataaaaaggggcatattcgatttcgataattcaaccatagaatgtaatttcacgtacttgtgtctattttgtaaatcatttataaaatttgcatgtattcttgatattgctctaaacatacatattattcgacgcaatatcagtcatatttcatcagcttttatcatttaaaaagacattcaacgtataatattcaagaaaaacgacaaaagtggacaagagcttgaagtttgaagaaacgatgataaaacgatagttttaaccaaatttatatcaagaaacgtttatccgaatgaaagtacaagatagatgaagaaaagagttcaaatggaaagttccaagtcagtacacgtcaatacgggatcaacaaagaacaaacgaaaaagaaaaataaaggaaactgtcattaacacatacgcgaatcgtgtaggtctacacgaaacgcgtagtaatttgttcttacgcgaatcgtgtagccatacacgaaatGCGTAGTATTAGGCAGAACATAATCATTGATTCAGATAAGGGCGGCTGGCTTTTgagttttaaaacaattcttttgttGAATTGTGATACAGCAAGGAACCAATTAAGCTCAACTACTCCCTTCTAttcatgttaaatacggagtatgtACAGAGAGGGAGAACACACAGGACACATATCAATTACTATACAAAAGTGGTTACTTTAGTTACTTTATATTTTTcaagtactccgtataatttagttcCATATTATAGTTGAAGAATtaagatagtttcaaatattaaaggtgtattgttcgtgattacgggtgttattattgtaattttctaccgtttgaagttaatgaaagtgaagatattttagtaagtttactctgttaaaattatcgttgttattatgtttgcatatccatatttttatgtttaccttagtgtaaagaatagctaaattttcatagtgttagcttagatgtagagcccctagtgaaatggattgttaccatttgtaaaagttaaaatgtaactttagtatttttaatattgagcctagttaaaagaaccattattgtataattaggtatttaactcttgccacttaatttattaaatttaaataacgaaagttgtttttatttacataaattaagcttcaacattaaaaatgatctagacgaatttatggataagttattaacaccaatttagaaataaacttcggtggtttgggtaatatcaataattatatgatagtgaaattataaaaagggaaaccgttataatttgggtattggcgaaagtcaaaactagactaggtctcaatttaaatacttaaggaatagtagctatctaaaaagaatccgatgaaaattagatttattttagatagttgtaaccttatatttattcgaaagaaaaatataaagtttattactaaaacattttaaatagggcgtaaactcaaaacaatccatggacctaggggtgacacatttaagtaaacactcccttttattccatttatatttattataaaagtattattattattatttacgaattattattataaaatataaaagattacataaaaatacttaaaattcgtaTCAGACTGTTTGTCACATTATTTATACCATACGCGAAACGTGTatgattacacgaaacgcgtaagccTGAATACTAAACTGTACGATTAAAATCACACAATTCGCGTACGTTTTAACATATACGTGATACGCGTATTTATACGTGAAACGCGTATGTACaagacacggctacagtaccagttagggtaaaattagggtttagttatttagttagggtaaaattagggttttagttatttaagtttaggttattactatataattattattagttattataaaataactttaatacatgtttaaaacctaataattagtattaattattattactttataattagaaattagtttataattagttaattaatttacttctttttaatttgtattaatcttattaaaaatgtattttagttaatttaaataaatttatattataattactcaaaacaaaattctaaacatatagttttattaaaagttactattttactaattaccctttagtaataaaatattcgcatcctaattagtataatctcatttagttcctttttaagttaattattgtaatcttgtaattttatttatgaaattagttaggttattttctattactgttatattataaattcctaatccaaaaccccctttaattaagtttgacatcaaagactattaaaaaccattaaacactccatctccctgtggaacgaatcagatttaccgacaaactaaactacacggataggactagttgcctatatatgtgtgaaatcaacctgaattcaataaaataccacatatacaataaatcaattcgtgtaacaaaacaactcaaatccgttcataaataaaggttacgtttcacaacatcaactttttggcgccgctgcctgggagttggcagttaaataaatagataatttttctgattcgtagtagtagttggatttaatttttctgattcgtagtagtagttggatttgtacgtgaaccgggttgttggatcaccaattttattggtcaatagaaggatcctgcccctctgctgcatcttttggctattcgaaacgtgggcaaaatcagaaggaaaatctgtttgtttaagggtttttatcattgtttttatgttattcgatcctctcgaggaaattcatttccaagaaagttcaaagtttttgaataaatcctttagttctttgtacaatttcccaaattgtatgatccgttcaatcctaaacttgttaaacttaatccggaacctcaaagaattaataaaggacaaaaacaacaaaaagaaataggaagtactagtaattttaaaacaccgaaaaacactaaaaaagaaacaagtaagtaacactagaaaagcttttggtgttatgatctcataatagaaattaatgcatgaacttacgttcctccaacgctgaattaactccttcacatcctgaacccgaaagaaaattccacgaacgcttaagagctcaagaagtagaatctcttactaaaaatttagagtcactttccttagaatccgactctgaaccaataattcaaccaatcatagagccgattattaaagaagaagaagaaatggctgatacaaatcaaacgatggaagtattaatgaaggccacaagaaaaggtcaaggccacgcaatcatccaacccacgatgagtgatggctttgaaataaaaggtcaatttttacacatggttactaatacatgtcaattcggtggagccccaaatgaggatgctaacgagcatcttcgtaagtttgtaagcatttgcaagcttttcaaaatcaaagatgtcaccgatgaagttgcatgtttaaaaatctttccatggtccttaaaagatgatgcaagagattggctagactcattaccagaaggttatattgaaaactgaaatgatatgatggataagtttttgtcagaattctttcctgcttcaaaagcagcaaaattgcaaagtgatataaatcactttatgcaaaagcctaatgaaactctttatgaagcttggacccgattcaacaaaatgcttagggtatgtcctcaacacgggttgaatacattccaaaaggtccaaatattctataaaggagtcaatgtggcaactagaaaagatatagatgttgcagccggaggttcgatcatgaagaaaacacctgaagacgctcacacaatcattgctgatttagcttcccattcccataattggcatcaagaaatagaattctctagatcatcaaatgttgctagtattgaaagcaatgatgaaattgcttctttaaaagttcaaatagcaaatcaagcaaggcaaatcgagaaagtaaccaagaaaatgcatgctatcagagtaggatgtgaactatgccaaggtccccatcttactagagattgtgatcaaagtacaatggaagagcaagcaaatttcttaggttacttacgaaaaggtgaaatgaacttcagtgattttccagctatagaagcaaacaaccgaaaatatcctcctataaacagctatcaagtaggaggaccttcaggatcaaataataataactatcaaaataataataactatcaaggaggaaatccaggttaccaaaataaccggaatttcccaaatcaaaatcaaagaaattcgccaccaggttataataaccgaaatcaacctcaacgaaattatcaaaataatttccaacacaatcaaccacaaccattagcaattatgcaacctcaacctgagaggaaatctggtttagaagatctcttaagagattttatggttaagcacgagcaaaatgcagagctccaaactcagcgaatccgaaatcaacaagccacaatacaaaacttagaaaggaatgttggaaggatatcacagttactatcagagagaccaccaggtactctcccctcaaatactcaagtgaatcccaacaacccccaaacaaggaacgagcatgtaaatgctataactactacaagtggtttaactactaaaccggagactcttaagtccccggaagttcctttatgtccttctgttttacaaataccggttgatgatgagcaagttgacaaagaacaagagaaagatgatccacctgaggtcataccaaagaaaagtgaagaaccaacagtaaaggtgtataaggaacccattccatacccaaaagcattaaagaaagacagactcgcaaggcggtatgagaaatttgc is from Rutidosis leptorrhynchoides isolate AG116_Rl617_1_P2 chromosome 10, CSIRO_AGI_Rlap_v1, whole genome shotgun sequence and encodes:
- the LOC139873083 gene encoding AP2/ERF and B3 domain-containing transcription factor At1g50680-like — protein: MSLSSNATITTKETSNSTSGNKLPRGTHTQISQRRKHDNHPKYKGAFKQPNQNWGCQIYFNYERIWLGTFESEIEAAYAYDSAALKLRNGNWNGNFDRNFPWTDITAHELLFQKLFDTKTVINMIRDNSYPSKLAMYLHLLNGPAQEVSGGYFRKILFQKELTPSDVGKLNRLVIPKKDALEFFPQGPAGQNGQGAEISKLTFFDNNNRLWIFRYSYWKSSRTFVLSRGWKKFVSAHNLKSHDVITFMVSQQGGDHVNWPSAVNVIEVTYRNSVGVSDRNVGEVLNDVNGGGTVGPAESIGNGFSAVEGGNENSIKEYEDEGGDGSNESVARKKGFRLFGMQIY